One genomic window of Mucilaginibacter sp. SJ includes the following:
- a CDS encoding TonB-dependent receptor yields the protein MKITSLACFVVCLMCFTAVANNSFGQKFLEVSVTLKLKNAKLTDALDKISNEKHIKFAYADNVLKPTYVISLKVKDKSIREVLDQVLTPFNLSYKIIDDVIVIDEKPEIESNTGGIEHGPRQPIKVKGKVTDENNLVIPGASVRVKGTTIGTVTDINGNYTIDAPDADAVLVFNFIGYATKEQPIGNQATLNVQLVPERTSLNEVVVVGYGTQRRSNVIGAVDQISAKAIESKPSINLTQALQGTSPNLIIQQTSSEPGAYANVNIRGVSTLNDNTPLVVIDGITGGDINLLNPLDIESVSVLKDAGSAAIYGSRSANGVILVTTKKGKNNSRTTVNYNGQAGIQSPHVGYKPVHSYENAILRNEAMVNAGLQPIYGPQQIRDFQQQGDQQWFLDAILKDSWQQSHNLSLTGGNATTSFLVSAGVTDQRSNLVGPDYGLRRYNYRMNLTSNYGKLKLTSILAYSRSEIREHSYSTGTLIVDAGRTPTYYKIKDDQGRYLTNDVLTEFNPLGILEQGGYRTHDDDNLLGNLNAELSVTKDFKLKAVFGGRLLANHQFTRVKQVNFYPSGTYGADRNTNDDNNKNLFTNTQLLAEYAKTFNKSHNVDVLVGVANESTTAKANSIHLKYTDPELGTPTTGTIIDPSSTASNNGTTETSLNSLFGRASYSYMNKYYGEFDFRVDASSKFAPQNRGAFFPSVSGGYRLTEERFMQNYRNNIGDLKLRASYGILGNQSVGDYQYLRTYGPFQNAYGFNNSGVGGTAIAFANPDLRWERAATLNIGVDAGFLKNSLTVAIDYFNKTTRDILLPPIVPGTFGAGLPSYNAGKVQNHGWELTVNYYLTTQNFKHSFSFNVADSKNKVLYLEGGDQLKSYDEMQVINRVGLPIGSYVALKRDGYFQNLHDIQTGPKPTGLTVSPGDNRYVDVNGDGVIDDNDKFVFGNPFPRLTFGFTYNVSYKGFDFNLFLQGVGKRSMFIRGEQVEPFHVNYSQVIYQHQLDYWTPQNPDARFPRLAASGSQSNENNFRRGSDMYLFDGKYLRVKNVQVGYTLPNAWAKLLGLQKLRAYVSGQNLLTFSGVRFIDPESTEFNSNLGAGGANSARSYPTPIYYGFGLDVTL from the coding sequence ATGAAAATTACCTCGCTCGCCTGCTTTGTGGTTTGCCTCATGTGCTTTACGGCCGTGGCAAACAACTCGTTCGGGCAAAAATTTCTGGAGGTATCGGTTACGCTCAAATTAAAAAATGCCAAACTAACCGATGCGCTGGATAAGATCTCGAACGAAAAGCATATCAAATTTGCCTATGCCGATAATGTACTTAAACCAACTTATGTCATAAGCCTTAAGGTCAAGGACAAAAGTATCAGGGAAGTACTCGACCAGGTTTTAACGCCCTTTAATCTCAGCTATAAGATCATTGACGATGTTATTGTTATTGATGAAAAGCCCGAGATTGAGAGTAACACAGGGGGCATTGAGCATGGCCCCAGGCAACCCATCAAAGTTAAAGGTAAAGTTACCGACGAAAACAACTTAGTGATACCCGGCGCAAGCGTGCGGGTTAAAGGTACAACCATTGGCACCGTAACCGATATTAACGGTAATTACACCATTGATGCGCCCGATGCTGACGCTGTACTGGTGTTTAACTTTATAGGCTATGCAACAAAAGAGCAGCCCATCGGCAACCAGGCTACGCTGAACGTGCAGTTGGTTCCTGAAAGAACTTCGCTTAATGAGGTAGTGGTGGTAGGCTATGGTACCCAACGGCGCTCCAATGTTATAGGCGCGGTTGACCAGATCAGCGCGAAAGCCATTGAATCAAAACCTTCAATAAACTTAACGCAGGCTTTGCAGGGCACATCGCCCAACCTTATTATACAACAAACCAGCTCCGAACCCGGAGCTTATGCCAATGTGAACATCAGGGGGGTAAGTACGCTTAATGATAATACGCCCCTGGTGGTTATTGACGGTATTACCGGCGGGGATATCAACTTGCTTAACCCTTTGGATATCGAAAGTGTTTCGGTACTAAAAGATGCCGGTTCGGCGGCTATTTATGGTTCGCGCTCGGCAAATGGGGTTATTTTAGTAACTACCAAAAAAGGTAAAAATAATTCGCGCACTACCGTGAATTACAATGGGCAGGCAGGTATCCAGTCGCCGCATGTTGGTTATAAGCCTGTGCATAGTTATGAAAATGCCATTTTGCGCAATGAAGCGATGGTCAATGCCGGTTTGCAGCCAATTTATGGTCCGCAGCAAATTCGTGATTTTCAGCAACAGGGCGACCAGCAATGGTTTTTGGATGCCATTTTGAAAGACTCATGGCAGCAAAGTCATAACCTGAGTTTAACAGGAGGCAATGCCACAACATCGTTCCTGGTATCGGCGGGGGTAACTGATCAGCGAAGCAACCTGGTTGGTCCCGATTACGGTTTAAGGCGCTACAATTACCGCATGAACTTAACCAGCAACTACGGTAAATTGAAACTAACAAGTATCCTGGCTTACTCACGTTCCGAAATTCGTGAACATTCTTACAGCACAGGTACCCTTATAGTTGATGCCGGCCGTACGCCTACCTATTATAAAATTAAAGATGATCAGGGACGGTATTTAACCAATGATGTACTCACAGAGTTTAATCCGCTTGGCATCCTGGAACAGGGCGGTTACCGTACCCATGATGATGACAACCTGCTGGGTAATTTAAATGCCGAGCTGTCGGTTACTAAAGATTTTAAACTGAAAGCTGTTTTTGGCGGTCGTTTGCTCGCAAACCATCAGTTTACCAGGGTTAAGCAGGTTAACTTTTATCCTTCAGGTACTTATGGCGCCGACAGGAATACCAACGATGATAATAACAAGAACCTGTTTACCAATACCCAGCTATTGGCCGAATACGCTAAAACCTTCAATAAATCGCACAATGTTGATGTATTGGTAGGTGTGGCTAACGAATCTACCACGGCTAAGGCAAACAGCATCCATCTTAAATATACCGACCCGGAACTGGGCACACCTACCACAGGTACTATTATCGACCCCAGCTCAACAGCATCTAATAACGGAACTACCGAAACCAGTCTTAATTCATTATTTGGCCGGGCGAGTTATTCATACATGAACAAATATTACGGTGAGTTTGATTTTCGTGTAGATGCTTCATCAAAATTTGCACCGCAAAATCGCGGCGCTTTCTTCCCATCGGTATCGGGTGGTTACCGCCTTACCGAAGAGCGCTTCATGCAAAACTATCGTAACAATATCGGCGATTTGAAACTGCGTGCATCATACGGTATTTTAGGTAACCAAAGTGTTGGCGATTACCAGTACCTGCGTACTTACGGCCCCTTCCAAAATGCTTACGGCTTTAACAACTCGGGCGTGGGCGGTACGGCTATAGCTTTTGCCAATCCCGATTTGCGCTGGGAACGTGCTGCAACCCTTAATATTGGGGTTGACGCAGGTTTCCTGAAAAACAGCCTTACCGTTGCTATCGACTACTTTAATAAAACTACCCGCGATATCCTGCTGCCGCCCATTGTGCCGGGAACATTTGGAGCCGGCTTGCCAAGTTATAATGCCGGTAAAGTACAAAACCATGGCTGGGAGCTAACAGTTAACTATTACCTCACTACGCAAAACTTTAAACACTCCTTTAGCTTCAACGTGGCCGATAGCAAAAACAAGGTGCTTTACCTTGAGGGCGGCGATCAGCTAAAAAGCTATGATGAGATGCAGGTGATCAACCGCGTAGGCTTGCCGATAGGCTCATATGTTGCTTTAAAACGCGACGGCTATTTCCAAAACCTTCACGATATTCAAACAGGCCCTAAGCCAACCGGTTTAACCGTATCGCCCGGCGATAACCGCTATGTTGATGTTAACGGCGACGGCGTAATTGACGATAATGATAAGTTTGTTTTCGGTAACCCGTTCCCCCGTTTAACTTTCGGCTTTACATATAATGTAAGCTATAAAGGCTTTGACTTTAACCTGTTTTTACAGGGCGTAGGTAAACGCAGCATGTTTATCAGGGGCGAGCAGGTTGAGCCGTTTCACGTAAACTACTCGCAGGTTATCTATCAGCATCAGCTTGACTACTGGACACCTCAAAACCCCGATGCCCGCTTCCCCCGCCTCGCGGCCAGCGGCAGTCAGTCAAACGAAAACAACTTCAGGCGTGGTTCGGATATGTATTTGTTTGATGGCAAATACCTGCGCGTAAAGAATGTACAGGTAGGTTATACACTTCCTAATGCCTGGGCCAAACTGCTGGGTTTACAAAAGCTGAGGGCGTATGTATCGGGCCAAAACCTGCTTACGTTTTCGGGCGTGAGATTTATCGATCCGGAATCGACGGAATTTAACAGTAACCTGGGGGCCGGTGGTGCCAACAGCGCGCGATCATACCCAACGCCAATTTACTATGGCTTTGGTTTAGATGTAACCCTATAA